In Bacteroidales bacterium, a single window of DNA contains:
- a CDS encoding DUF1460 domain-containing protein encodes MKIHLWALLALASLYSCQPAPKNPAPDSGKIIFTPADQQILEQVLDLCSAGQEATLADLMIKVGRFFLGTPYVAHTLEKEEEQLLINLREMDCTTYAENCLAISRTIRSGKPSFEQFTAELQGIRYRDGILDGYPSRLHYFCDWIYNNQQKKLIEDISEEIAQTPFPKEINFMSSHPDSYVQLKEDARMAEVMAEQEKEISARELFYIPESNLPEVESRLMDGDIAGITTSIDGIAIQHVVLLIRTDGRIHMMHASSLAGKVVISESTLEEYLRSINSATGIMVARPL; translated from the coding sequence ATGAAAATACACCTCTGGGCGCTGCTGGCCCTTGCCTCCCTGTATTCCTGTCAACCCGCACCAAAAAATCCGGCCCCTGATTCGGGAAAGATCATTTTTACACCTGCAGATCAGCAGATTCTGGAACAGGTTCTGGACCTCTGCTCCGCCGGTCAGGAGGCCACTCTGGCGGATCTGATGATAAAAGTGGGGCGCTTTTTTCTGGGAACGCCCTATGTGGCCCATACCCTGGAAAAAGAGGAAGAGCAGCTGCTTATCAATTTACGGGAGATGGACTGCACCACCTACGCGGAAAACTGTCTGGCGATCTCCAGAACCATCCGAAGCGGAAAGCCAAGCTTCGAACAATTTACCGCAGAATTACAAGGCATACGTTACCGGGACGGTATCCTGGACGGCTACCCCTCCAGGCTGCACTATTTTTGTGACTGGATTTACAACAATCAGCAGAAGAAACTGATCGAGGATATCTCTGAAGAGATTGCTCAGACGCCTTTCCCCAAAGAGATCAATTTTATGAGCAGCCATCCCGATAGTTATGTACAATTAAAAGAGGATGCCCGGATGGCAGAAGTGATGGCTGAACAGGAAAAAGAAATATCGGCCAGGGAACTGTTCTACATTCCTGAAAGCAATCTGCCGGAGGTGGAAAGCAGGCTGATGGACGGCGATATCGCCGGGATCACTACCAGCATTGACGGCATCGCCATTCAGCATGTGGTACTACTGATCCGGACAGACGGCCGGATCCATATGATGCACGCCTCATCGCTGGCCGGAAAGGTGGTGATTTCAGAATCGACCCTGGAGGAGTATCTGCGGAGCATTAATTCCGCTACA
- a CDS encoding C40 family peptidase, which produces MDRSRRIWMVLLLAAVLLGACTSETSKRVSELNTLLDQLRQEYVPDDRIQWWELSAEDQDGSLVVLGELSSRETYEAVVRELESRYPEIKFEVVLLSEEDPGPAVNALVNNSVIHLRREPSSTRELVTQALLGAPVRILKSRGGKSLVQVPDGYMGWVNSAEVHPLDREGLEAYREAEKVIFNAQYGLSYSEADEASMPVSDLVIGNILSKVTEQSGFTRVEYPDGRQGWVRSKELVPAEEIFYKEPLPEMLVKTALRYHGIPYLWGGTSSKNIDCSGLVSNVYFLNGIQLPRDADMQALIGRELGTVFVPDGLEPGDLLFFGRKATEEEKENVTHVAMYIGKGEYIHSAGYHERVSINSMDSTREHYIETYPEIFVRAVRLLGEEYEGFQPISENSFYKEIIASKE; this is translated from the coding sequence ATGGACAGATCTCGTCGAATTTGGATGGTTTTGCTCCTGGCCGCGGTGCTCCTGGGAGCGTGTACCTCAGAGACCTCAAAAAGGGTTTCGGAATTAAATACCCTGCTGGATCAGCTCAGACAGGAGTATGTCCCTGATGACCGCATCCAGTGGTGGGAGCTAAGTGCGGAGGACCAGGATGGAAGTCTTGTGGTGCTGGGAGAGCTTAGCAGCAGGGAGACTTATGAGGCCGTGGTCCGGGAACTGGAAAGCCGTTATCCCGAAATAAAATTTGAAGTGGTCCTGCTTTCGGAAGAGGATCCGGGCCCGGCGGTAAATGCCCTGGTCAACAATTCAGTGATCCATTTGCGCCGGGAACCCAGCAGCACCAGAGAGCTGGTTACCCAGGCCTTGCTGGGGGCCCCGGTGCGCATCCTGAAATCGAGGGGTGGGAAAAGCCTGGTCCAGGTTCCGGACGGGTATATGGGCTGGGTGAACAGCGCTGAAGTGCATCCCCTGGACCGGGAGGGCCTGGAGGCCTACAGGGAGGCTGAAAAGGTCATTTTTAACGCCCAGTATGGCCTGTCGTACAGCGAAGCAGATGAAGCTTCCATGCCGGTGAGCGACCTGGTTATCGGAAACATCCTGAGCAAAGTCACTGAGCAATCCGGATTTACCCGGGTTGAGTACCCCGATGGACGCCAGGGCTGGGTCAGGAGCAAAGAGCTGGTCCCCGCAGAAGAGATCTTTTACAAGGAACCACTTCCGGAGATGCTGGTGAAGACGGCATTGAGATACCATGGAATCCCCTACCTCTGGGGAGGGACCTCCTCGAAAAACATCGATTGCAGCGGACTGGTAAGCAACGTCTATTTTCTGAATGGAATTCAGCTTCCGCGGGATGCAGATATGCAGGCCCTGATCGGCAGGGAACTGGGCACCGTATTTGTGCCGGACGGTCTGGAGCCCGGGGACCTGCTGTTCTTTGGACGGAAGGCCACGGAGGAAGAAAAGGAGAATGTGACCCATGTGGCCATGTATATCGGAAAGGGTGAGTATATTCATTCCGCCGGTTACCACGAGCGGGTCAGCATCAACAGCATGGACAGCACCCGCGAACATTATATTGAAACTTACCCGGAGATTTTCGTCAGGGCGGTCCGCCTCCTTGGGGAGGAATACGAGGGTTTTCAGCCCATATCGGAGAACAGCTTCTATAAAGAGATAATCGCCAGCAAGGAATGA